In the Candidatus Rhodoblastus alkanivorans genome, one interval contains:
- a CDS encoding MaoC/PaaZ C-terminal domain-containing protein — protein MSLIFFEDFQVGETRDYGDWLIDEAELLDFSAAYDAQPFHLDAAAAKKTILGGLAASGWQVCSALMRMMIDAWLNDSSVVAGIGIEDNRWLAPVRPGDRLTAQTTTVEKRDLRSRPDAGIATFATSLRNQAGQEVMTQRIAMLFGRREKLVSPAAAAPRRPPASPPPERIDDPAGAMPEDFPRARVGAYAELGETLFTADLIRAYALKYDPAPFHIDEAAGRAHVLGAMSAAGLHTASCWMSHFVAARLRLGRLQSRASPGFRDMLWRRPVLVGDLLAFSTQVVAKRETSKEGLGLITSRNLGVNQRGEVALEFYASVFAPIGDEPISPAI, from the coding sequence ATGAGTCTGATTTTCTTCGAGGATTTTCAGGTCGGCGAGACCCGGGATTACGGCGACTGGCTGATTGACGAAGCCGAACTCCTCGACTTTTCGGCGGCTTACGACGCCCAGCCCTTTCATCTCGACGCCGCGGCCGCGAAAAAGACCATTCTTGGCGGATTGGCGGCCTCGGGCTGGCAGGTTTGTTCGGCGCTCATGCGCATGATGATCGACGCCTGGCTCAACGACAGTTCGGTCGTGGCCGGCATAGGCATAGAGGACAATCGCTGGCTGGCGCCGGTGCGGCCCGGCGACCGGCTGACGGCCCAAACCACGACCGTCGAAAAGCGCGACTTGCGCTCCCGCCCCGACGCCGGCATCGCCACCTTCGCGACGTCGCTTCGCAACCAGGCGGGACAGGAGGTCATGACGCAGAGGATCGCGATGCTGTTCGGCCGTCGCGAGAAGCTTGTTTCGCCGGCCGCCGCCGCGCCCCGCCGCCCGCCCGCTTCCCCGCCTCCCGAGCGGATCGACGATCCGGCCGGCGCCATGCCCGAGGATTTTCCGCGCGCGCGGGTCGGGGCCTATGCGGAGTTGGGCGAAACGCTGTTCACGGCCGACCTAATCCGCGCTTATGCGCTGAAATACGACCCCGCGCCCTTCCATATCGACGAGGCGGCGGGCCGCGCCCATGTTCTCGGCGCGATGTCGGCCGCCGGCCTGCACACCGCCTCGTGCTGGATGAGCCATTTCGTCGCGGCGCGCCTGCGGCTCGGCCGATTGCAGAGCCGCGCCTCGCCGGGCTTCAGGGACATGCTTTGGCGCCGGCCGGTGCTGGTCGGCGATCTGCTTGCCTTTTCGACCCAGGTCGTCGCCAAGCGCGAAACCTCGAAGGAGGGTCTCGGCCTGATCACCAGCCGCAATCTGGGGGTCAATCAGCGCGGCGAGGTCGCGCTCGAATTTTACGCTTCGGTTTTCGCGCCGATCGGCGACGAGCCTATTTCGCCGGCCATCTGA